A genomic segment from Pollutimonas thiosulfatoxidans encodes:
- a CDS encoding site-specific integrase translates to MATIVKTPSGTWKALIRKTGWPTTAKTFRTKRDAEDWARRTEDEMVRGMYIHRAPAERMTVEAALKRYLREVTPTKRQSTQIGEHKKAQALIKHLGKYSLAALSADIVAQYRDTRLAGDEDGNGKRVPRSNNTVRLELALLGHLFTVAIKEWGIGLPFNPVSNIRRPAPGAGRNRRLTPAENKRLLAAVDTYSNPMFSWIVRIALETGMRLSEIAGVRVGQVDMLKRVVRLEHTKNSSPRTVPLTKAATSGFQAALDNPLRPPETDLVFFGEPGRDGVRRPYLFDKAWTDAKKAAGLTDFRFHDLRHEAVSRLVEAGLSDQEVAAISGHKSMQMLKRYTHLRAEDLVGKLDKLAQ, encoded by the coding sequence ATGGCCACTATCGTCAAGACTCCTTCCGGCACCTGGAAGGCACTAATCCGTAAAACTGGCTGGCCTACTACCGCCAAAACTTTCCGCACCAAAAGAGACGCCGAAGACTGGGCGCGCCGTACCGAAGACGAAATGGTACGCGGAATGTACATACATCGTGCGCCGGCTGAACGGATGACCGTTGAGGCGGCATTAAAGCGCTACTTGCGGGAAGTGACCCCGACCAAGCGCCAGTCCACACAAATCGGTGAGCATAAGAAAGCCCAGGCGCTGATTAAGCATTTGGGTAAATACTCTTTGGCCGCGCTTAGTGCTGACATTGTTGCTCAGTACCGCGACACACGCCTGGCTGGCGATGAAGACGGGAACGGCAAGCGTGTACCGCGTAGCAACAATACCGTGCGGCTAGAGCTGGCCTTGCTTGGCCATTTGTTTACTGTCGCCATCAAGGAATGGGGTATAGGGCTACCATTCAATCCTGTGTCCAATATTCGTCGCCCTGCTCCGGGCGCTGGACGTAATCGACGGTTGACTCCAGCAGAGAACAAACGGTTGCTGGCTGCGGTAGATACTTACTCAAACCCAATGTTTAGCTGGATAGTGCGAATCGCGCTAGAGACCGGGATGCGGCTATCGGAGATTGCTGGAGTGCGAGTTGGCCAGGTTGATATGCTGAAACGCGTTGTAAGACTGGAACACACCAAGAACTCGTCGCCACGGACAGTGCCGTTGACCAAAGCTGCGACCAGCGGCTTTCAGGCAGCGCTTGATAATCCGCTGCGGCCTCCTGAAACCGATCTGGTGTTCTTTGGTGAGCCTGGCCGTGATGGGGTTCGGAGACCGTACCTGTTTGATAAGGCATGGACGGATGCCAAGAAAGCAGCTGGCCTGACGGATTTTCGGTTTCATGATCTGCGGCATGAGGCGGTTAGCCGATTGGTGGAAGCCGGGTTGTCAGATCAGGAAGTGGCTGCGATCAGCGGGCATAAGTCTATGCAGATGTTGAAGCGGTATACGCACCTAAGAGCTGAGGACTTGGTGGGGAAGTTGGATAAGTTAGCGCAGTAG
- a CDS encoding DNA cytosine methyltransferase, with translation MNRPNLIDLFSGVGGLSLGAARAGFRVAGSVELDPIASASHQFNFPGTKHLKEDVATLTGDLLLASCGVVPGTLSGLIGGPPCQGFSLIGKKSVEDPRNQLFGHFFRLVAETRPAFFVAENVMGILRKENAKIIEAAFSHLPSCYRMLAPIKVKASDYGAPTTRTRVFFVGFDPSRIASLTEKSFAPDPGIIQIKVKDALMGLPDVHKDWQKEVQSWRTVRRLGEGEFADRVSGHVPMGVGNQAALEKATMRKVSGFLGTRHSEETVARFAKLALGEVDAVYRSPRLDPNGFCPTLRAGTNADKGSFQAVRPIHPRKPRVISPREAARLQGFPDWFVFHPTKWHAFRQIGNSVSPIVAERLLASIRLAIGSP, from the coding sequence ATGAATCGACCCAACTTGATCGACCTCTTCTCTGGCGTAGGCGGACTTAGCCTGGGTGCTGCCCGCGCGGGCTTCAGGGTGGCTGGCAGCGTGGAGCTAGATCCCATTGCTTCGGCTTCCCACCAGTTTAATTTTCCGGGTACTAAGCACTTGAAAGAGGACGTTGCCACTTTGACTGGGGACCTTCTGCTCGCTTCATGTGGTGTTGTGCCCGGTACGCTCTCGGGGCTGATCGGCGGTCCGCCTTGCCAAGGGTTCAGTCTAATCGGCAAGAAAAGTGTGGAAGATCCCCGCAACCAACTGTTTGGTCACTTCTTTCGGCTTGTTGCCGAAACCCGACCCGCCTTTTTTGTGGCTGAGAACGTCATGGGTATCCTGCGAAAGGAAAACGCCAAGATTATCGAGGCCGCGTTCTCCCACTTGCCATCTTGCTACCGCATGCTGGCTCCAATCAAGGTCAAGGCCAGTGACTACGGAGCGCCGACCACTCGCACGCGTGTATTCTTTGTCGGGTTCGATCCATCGCGTATCGCATCGCTGACGGAGAAGTCGTTTGCTCCAGATCCGGGGATTATCCAGATCAAGGTGAAGGATGCTTTGATGGGTCTTCCGGATGTTCATAAGGACTGGCAGAAGGAGGTCCAAAGCTGGCGGACAGTCCGACGGCTTGGCGAAGGGGAGTTTGCTGACCGCGTGTCTGGGCATGTACCGATGGGTGTGGGAAACCAAGCTGCGCTGGAAAAGGCGACCATGCGTAAAGTGTCGGGTTTTCTTGGGACTCGGCATTCCGAAGAAACTGTTGCTCGTTTCGCGAAGCTAGCGCTGGGCGAGGTGGATGCTGTCTATCGTTCTCCGCGGCTGGATCCGAATGGGTTCTGTCCCACGCTTCGCGCCGGCACCAACGCCGACAAGGGCAGCTTTCAAGCCGTACGGCCGATCCATCCAAGGAAACCTCGCGTGATTTCGCCACGTGAAGCAGCTAGGTTGCAAGGGTTCCCCGACTGGTTCGTGTTCCATCCGACCAAGTGGCATGCTTTTCGCCAGATTGGCAACAGCGTCAGTCCGATCGTGGCAGAAAGACTGCTCGCATCGATTCGTTTGGCTATAGGTTCGCCCTGA
- a CDS encoding type IV secretion system protein, whose amino-acid sequence MNGPTIFQFIGGPLDTALSSFITVTAGSVITAFTLFAVGCATLYLTVMGYMIGWGYVEQPMSNFLKTCVKLIFISAFALNVDMYSEWIVGGLQSLQTGFTAAFAGADATTEPNSVYEVVDSALGKGWGIAADLWERAGNRSWWSEGGTAIGEMLNAAIIAIATGLIAVPAGGLIVVAMTGLTILLGIGPFFIMALMFPVTAKFFDSWLGQAMTYMLRIALIAAVMGLAFKGFDALINSVDLDSKQNPLFTSLILITYTIVMFWLLGEMNSVAGQLAGGISSAAVTLRGMASGAAAPLRSAGRAINGSSTRRDMQSGMMVTGGRLNHLVAGNTMWNPAYRQHVMQNMGKNWGRAKGGKASK is encoded by the coding sequence ATGAACGGGCCAACCATTTTCCAATTTATTGGCGGCCCTCTTGATACGGCCTTAAGCTCATTCATCACTGTCACTGCAGGGAGTGTGATAACCGCGTTCACTCTTTTCGCTGTAGGTTGTGCCACGCTTTACCTTACCGTCATGGGCTACATGATCGGATGGGGGTACGTTGAACAGCCCATGTCAAATTTCCTGAAAACCTGCGTGAAGCTTATTTTTATTTCTGCCTTCGCCCTTAACGTTGATATGTATTCGGAATGGATAGTCGGCGGGCTCCAGTCGTTGCAAACAGGCTTTACAGCCGCCTTTGCGGGTGCTGATGCCACCACGGAACCTAACTCTGTTTACGAAGTGGTGGATAGCGCTTTAGGCAAAGGCTGGGGTATTGCTGCCGACCTTTGGGAGCGGGCGGGCAATCGTAGCTGGTGGTCGGAGGGCGGGACTGCAATTGGTGAGATGTTAAACGCCGCCATCATTGCGATAGCAACCGGCCTTATCGCTGTACCAGCCGGCGGCTTGATCGTGGTTGCCATGACTGGCCTAACCATCCTGCTTGGTATTGGTCCCTTTTTCATCATGGCTTTGATGTTTCCAGTCACAGCCAAGTTTTTCGATAGCTGGCTTGGGCAAGCTATGACCTACATGCTGCGAATTGCCCTTATCGCCGCCGTCATGGGGCTTGCCTTTAAAGGATTCGATGCCTTGATCAACAGTGTTGACTTAGACAGTAAGCAGAATCCGCTATTCACGTCTCTGATACTGATTACCTACACAATTGTCATGTTCTGGCTGTTGGGCGAAATGAATAGCGTCGCAGGACAACTAGCCGGAGGCATTAGCAGCGCCGCAGTTACCTTGCGTGGCATGGCGTCAGGTGCAGCGGCTCCGCTGCGTAGCGCAGGAAGAGCTATCAACGGATCCAGTACGCGACGAGATATGCAGTCTGGGATGATGGTCACAGGTGGCCGACTAAACCACCTTGTAGCGGGAAACACCATGTGGAACCCGGCCTATCGGCAACATGTCATGCAGAACATGGGCAAGAACTGGGGCCGCGCCAAAGGCGGCAAGGCTTCCAAATAA
- the virB5 gene encoding P-type DNA transfer protein VirB5 has product MRKPSRVLTIALGILLSSPVIAQIPVTDSASIAQQVTNQLETVAKWKIQYDQMITQIDQLKQQYASVTGSRNLGQILNNAELRDYLPDDWQTVYDSVKHNGYAGLSGTGLMVYDQNKVYDGCQHLTITQQRMACETQAVKGAQDKGFALDAYDKAKSRIDQIDQLMAKIDQTPDPKAIAELQGRLTAEQALIQNEQTKLQMYQMVANAEDRVQQQRQKEINAKANARRGWIQPTIN; this is encoded by the coding sequence ATGAGAAAACCTTCACGTGTTCTGACCATTGCGTTGGGCATACTACTTTCATCACCCGTCATTGCACAGATACCCGTTACGGATAGCGCCTCTATTGCGCAGCAGGTCACGAACCAGCTTGAAACCGTTGCGAAATGGAAAATTCAGTATGACCAGATGATTACGCAGATAGACCAGCTTAAACAGCAGTATGCATCTGTGACTGGATCCCGCAACCTTGGCCAGATTCTGAATAATGCTGAGTTACGCGACTATCTTCCGGACGACTGGCAAACAGTCTACGACTCGGTCAAGCACAACGGCTATGCCGGGCTTTCCGGCACAGGCCTTATGGTCTACGACCAAAACAAGGTTTATGACGGCTGCCAGCACCTGACGATTACCCAGCAGCGAATGGCCTGCGAGACTCAAGCCGTAAAAGGGGCACAAGACAAAGGCTTTGCCCTGGATGCCTATGACAAGGCCAAGTCGCGGATCGATCAGATTGACCAACTTATGGCAAAAATTGATCAAACGCCAGACCCGAAAGCGATTGCAGAGCTACAAGGCCGACTCACTGCTGAACAAGCCCTGATTCAGAACGAGCAAACCAAACTTCAGATGTACCAGATGGTAGCCAATGCTGAAGACCGCGTACAGCAACAGCGTCAGAAAGAAATCAATGCAAAAGCCAACGCCCGGCGCGGTTGGATTCAACCAACGATCAACTAA
- a CDS encoding nucleotidyl transferase AbiEii/AbiGii toxin family protein, whose amino-acid sequence MKQDYIETVRLLIDIAPDIFESPRFAMKGGTALNLFLQDMPRLSVDIDVVFVDHTLSRDDALQAIASDLHDACVRLEQRGYDVAIPKRPGGEDVTLFVRSDMAEVKVEVNPIFRGVLLSIENVSLASAAQTLFTANITVPMLARAEVYGGKLVAAMDRQHPRDIFDVLKMYETFGLEANFVDCFVAYLAGHNRPVHEVLFSADAPFEAVYNNHFRGMTREEIALDTLLQTRSRLKQDLPNALTSKHKDFLLSLVKGEPAWELMPFPNLRNLPALKWKLLNLKKLKAAKPEVFSLQHDLLQERLDSIRN is encoded by the coding sequence ATGAAACAAGACTACATTGAGACAGTTCGTCTACTGATCGATATTGCGCCCGATATATTCGAGTCGCCCCGTTTTGCCATGAAAGGCGGAACCGCGCTGAATCTATTCTTGCAAGACATGCCGCGTCTTTCCGTGGATATCGATGTGGTGTTTGTCGATCACACGCTGAGCCGTGACGATGCGCTGCAGGCCATTGCCAGTGATCTGCATGACGCTTGTGTACGTCTTGAGCAGCGCGGCTATGACGTTGCTATTCCCAAAAGGCCTGGTGGTGAAGACGTGACGCTGTTTGTTCGATCTGACATGGCCGAAGTGAAGGTGGAGGTCAATCCGATTTTTCGGGGTGTACTGCTGTCTATAGAGAACGTTTCTCTCGCGTCTGCTGCGCAGACCTTGTTCACGGCAAACATCACCGTGCCTATGCTGGCGCGCGCGGAAGTCTATGGCGGAAAACTAGTGGCGGCCATGGATCGCCAGCATCCCAGGGATATCTTCGATGTCCTGAAAATGTACGAGACCTTTGGCCTGGAGGCGAATTTTGTGGACTGTTTTGTGGCGTATCTTGCCGGTCATAATCGACCCGTTCATGAAGTGCTTTTTAGCGCGGATGCACCGTTTGAGGCGGTCTACAACAACCACTTCCGAGGCATGACCCGCGAAGAGATTGCGCTGGACACTTTGCTGCAGACTCGTAGTCGGTTGAAGCAGGACTTGCCCAATGCGCTCACGTCCAAGCATAAAGACTTCCTCTTGTCGTTAGTGAAAGGCGAGCCCGCGTGGGAGCTTATGCCTTTTCCAAACTTGAGGAATCTGCCAGCCTTGAAGTGGAAGTTGCTTAACCTGAAGAAGCTGAAGGCCGCAAAGCCAGAGGTCTTTAGCCTGCAGCATGACTTGCTGCAAGAGCGACTTGATTCGATTCGGAATTGA
- a CDS encoding ATP-binding protein — protein sequence MAIADAHPTKRFFVEMLVRDIELKDALLDLLDNCVDGVMRSPQHDGNPERPYEGYWAKIEFDSQTFRITDNCGGIPLELAEEKAFRLGRKSGDQDKDLPTVGLYGIGMKRAIFKMGQSATVTSLRSDTSFNVEIPSNWMSDDDTWEFSIKEIANSSPHGTTIHVSELRPAISKMFSQAEFLNDFLEEVSAYYGYIIEKGFTVTINGQAPVPKKVGFILETDTDDSGNSIGPYIYRRDGKDDGVDVYLSVGLYRNSPTEEDEDQELAGRANSESAGWTIICNDRVILHADKTRLTGWGEATVPAYHTQFVAISGVVIFKSNDPSKLPLTTTKRGVDANSELYSQIKDFMREGMKQFTNYTNQWKKRPKERRVREQATDKVTKVLANELVKSTAFVFTKVRKPVGGEVSRPSLPTPAIYTDNWIRFSRPEHEIQQLSQEFFGTSDAPPSEVGEECFARALKELER from the coding sequence ATGGCTATCGCTGACGCACATCCCACGAAGCGTTTTTTTGTCGAAATGCTGGTTAGAGACATCGAACTGAAAGATGCATTACTGGATCTATTAGATAATTGTGTGGATGGTGTTATGCGGTCACCGCAGCATGACGGAAATCCAGAGCGGCCATACGAGGGCTATTGGGCAAAGATCGAGTTCGATTCTCAAACCTTCCGCATAACCGACAACTGCGGTGGGATTCCTCTGGAGTTGGCCGAAGAAAAAGCATTCCGCCTTGGACGTAAGAGCGGAGACCAGGACAAGGATCTGCCAACCGTCGGTCTATATGGCATTGGCATGAAGCGAGCGATCTTCAAGATGGGCCAATCCGCCACTGTCACCAGCCTGAGGAGTGACACATCATTCAACGTAGAAATTCCTTCAAACTGGATGAGCGATGATGACACGTGGGAGTTTTCCATCAAGGAAATCGCCAATAGCAGCCCACATGGCACAACCATTCATGTCAGTGAACTGCGCCCGGCCATCTCAAAGATGTTCTCCCAAGCGGAATTTTTGAATGACTTCCTGGAAGAAGTATCAGCCTATTACGGCTATATTATCGAGAAAGGCTTCACAGTCACAATCAACGGACAGGCGCCCGTACCCAAAAAGGTCGGTTTCATCCTCGAAACAGATACAGACGACAGTGGCAACAGTATTGGTCCATACATCTATCGCCGCGACGGCAAAGATGACGGTGTCGATGTTTACCTCTCAGTCGGCCTGTATCGAAATTCGCCCACCGAAGAAGACGAAGACCAAGAGCTAGCGGGTAGAGCAAACTCCGAAAGTGCGGGCTGGACAATCATTTGTAATGATCGCGTCATCCTGCATGCGGACAAGACGCGCCTTACTGGCTGGGGTGAAGCAACGGTTCCAGCCTACCACACACAGTTCGTCGCGATCTCCGGTGTGGTGATTTTCAAATCTAACGATCCTTCAAAGCTGCCGCTGACCACTACCAAACGAGGCGTGGACGCCAACAGCGAACTGTATTCACAGATCAAGGACTTCATGCGAGAGGGCATGAAGCAATTCACCAATTACACGAATCAATGGAAGAAACGCCCCAAGGAAAGGCGTGTCCGCGAGCAAGCCACCGACAAAGTAACGAAAGTTCTCGCTAACGAGCTTGTCAAAAGCACAGCTTTCGTATTCACGAAGGTTCGCAAGCCTGTTGGGGGTGAAGTGTCCCGCCCATCATTACCTACACCAGCAATCTACACAGACAATTGGATCCGTTTCTCCCGTCCTGAACACGAGATTCAACAGCTGTCGCAGGAGTTTTTCGGAACTTCCGACGCCCCACCCTCAGAGGTTGGTGAAGAATGTTTCGCGAGGGCCCTCAAGGAGCTAGAAAGATGA
- a CDS encoding EexN family lipoprotein: MRALITPLLFVIATLVGCGEKEVVQTVDWYKSQDTERKAMIIKCKANPGELALAPNCVNAKQADNEKALSRRGWLTPSTADFGKNKD, translated from the coding sequence ATGAGAGCTCTAATCACCCCACTCTTGTTCGTTATCGCGACATTAGTCGGTTGCGGCGAAAAAGAAGTCGTACAAACGGTCGATTGGTATAAATCGCAAGACACTGAACGGAAGGCGATGATCATCAAGTGCAAAGCCAATCCAGGCGAACTAGCCTTGGCGCCTAACTGCGTGAATGCAAAGCAAGCCGATAACGAAAAAGCGCTATCACGACGAGGATGGCTGACGCCCAGCACAGCTGATTTTGGCAAAAATAAGGACTGA
- a CDS encoding relaxase/mobilization nuclease domain-containing protein — MSQVIDGVLKDWGERIFYPQVKGRIGKRTITRSAVSHSHKQTGGTRSARIREKLSLASRNAPEVMVKISGGGKGMRQIKAHLDYISRNGLVDLENEEGQLITGREAVRDLRDEWKYGQYGIPEEAQHKEAFNIVLSMPPGTNRTSVNDAARAFAATEFSSNHAYVFAAHDDERHPHVHLCVKSLGFDGTRLNPRKADLQRWREGFAEALRQRGIEANATPRTARGAIRGPVKQTALHKQQREAPEIEAKNQPVKSRLQDSFSVTKKALHVYGKIARALSSGDAADRQLALDITRFVAKMPVLQFLKAKSRTLDRDDKLADTRSSLSHSDLADKSR, encoded by the coding sequence ATGAGCCAGGTTATCGACGGCGTATTGAAGGATTGGGGAGAACGCATCTTCTACCCACAGGTTAAAGGACGGATAGGTAAACGAACCATTACCCGATCCGCAGTCTCACACTCGCACAAGCAGACCGGAGGGACGAGAAGCGCCAGGATTCGGGAAAAATTGTCGCTTGCCTCTCGCAATGCACCAGAAGTCATGGTGAAAATATCTGGCGGCGGCAAAGGTATGCGACAGATCAAGGCACACCTGGACTACATATCACGCAATGGCCTGGTTGATCTGGAAAATGAAGAGGGACAGCTTATTACCGGCCGCGAAGCGGTACGCGATCTGCGAGACGAATGGAAATACGGCCAGTACGGCATACCCGAAGAGGCACAGCACAAAGAGGCATTCAACATCGTCCTGTCCATGCCCCCAGGAACAAACAGAACATCGGTCAATGATGCTGCTCGTGCATTTGCGGCTACAGAGTTCAGCAGCAACCATGCTTATGTTTTTGCGGCACACGACGATGAGCGTCACCCACACGTACATCTTTGCGTAAAGTCCTTGGGTTTTGACGGGACGCGACTGAACCCACGCAAGGCCGATTTACAGCGATGGAGGGAGGGTTTTGCTGAGGCGTTACGTCAGCGCGGGATCGAGGCAAATGCTACTCCTCGCACAGCGCGTGGCGCTATACGAGGCCCGGTAAAACAGACAGCTCTACATAAGCAGCAGCGGGAAGCCCCGGAAATTGAGGCAAAAAACCAGCCAGTAAAAAGCCGACTCCAAGACAGTTTCAGCGTAACCAAGAAAGCACTTCACGTCTACGGAAAGATCGCCCGAGCTCTCAGCTCCGGAGACGCAGCAGACCGTCAACTTGCGCTCGATATCACACGGTTCGTCGCCAAAATGCCTGTCCTTCAATTTCTAAAGGCTAAGTCACGCACCCTCGACCGCGACGACAAGCTCGCTGACACACGATCTTCCCTCTCACATTCCGATTTGGCAGACAAAAGCCGGTAG
- a CDS encoding O-methyltransferase: MTGGNIAYHLRPNKAVERALFLDLLNRIGRTSFNISSYQYVGLGGPFMEDFKALHLATRISDMTCIERDAIVQARQRFNCPLSCVKFVLSDSSTFLDNFRAETPTVAWLDFTSPGELKQQLDDTFKLVKNLAHGDIFKVTLNASVAALREDPGNIKQHELASLRRQAFEERVGLDKPSTINPEDFKANKYPTLLLQALHNAAKRAVNNTSLDVQPLTAFSYSDGTIMLTATGIILDPNEACTDEFPVSSRLSHWPFAMLDWKYPIDIDLPVLSLRERMELEKIQPNGSVQDAKNTLGQVINPAGIPPQAVTSFAKFYRIYPEFVRANL, translated from the coding sequence ATGACCGGCGGAAACATTGCCTATCATCTCCGTCCAAACAAAGCCGTCGAACGCGCACTCTTTCTAGATTTGCTTAACAGGATTGGTCGGACATCATTCAACATCTCTAGCTACCAATATGTAGGGTTGGGCGGGCCATTCATGGAGGACTTTAAGGCTCTCCATCTTGCAACGCGCATCTCGGATATGACATGCATCGAGCGGGATGCAATCGTACAGGCTCGACAGCGATTTAATTGCCCATTAAGTTGCGTCAAGTTTGTCCTCTCCGACTCCTCAACCTTTCTAGATAACTTCCGTGCAGAAACCCCGACAGTTGCGTGGCTAGACTTCACATCACCAGGCGAACTCAAGCAACAACTCGACGACACATTCAAGCTCGTCAAAAATCTGGCACATGGCGACATCTTCAAAGTGACACTAAACGCGTCCGTCGCTGCCCTAAGGGAAGACCCGGGCAATATTAAGCAGCACGAGCTTGCCTCTTTGCGCAGACAGGCATTTGAAGAACGAGTCGGGTTAGACAAACCATCGACTATTAATCCCGAGGACTTCAAGGCCAATAAATATCCTACTTTACTGCTCCAAGCACTGCACAATGCGGCCAAACGGGCTGTCAACAACACCAGTCTTGACGTACAGCCGCTTACCGCATTCTCTTACTCCGACGGGACGATCATGCTTACCGCAACGGGAATAATCCTCGACCCGAATGAGGCTTGCACTGATGAATTTCCCGTGAGCAGCCGACTTTCTCACTGGCCTTTCGCCATGCTCGACTGGAAGTATCCAATTGATATTGACCTTCCAGTGCTCTCTTTAAGGGAGAGAATGGAGCTAGAGAAGATACAGCCTAACGGTTCGGTCCAAGACGCTAAGAATACTCTCGGGCAAGTAATCAATCCTGCGGGCATTCCGCCACAAGCCGTAACCTCGTTCGCCAAGTTCTATCGCATCTACCCAGAATTTGTCAGGGCGAACCTATAG
- a CDS encoding cytochrome c3 family protein: protein MTKTGDCLSCHSPHTSIYLVMTKCAT, encoded by the coding sequence GTGACAAAAACCGGCGACTGCCTATCCTGCCATAGTCCACACACCTCCATTTATTTGGTCATGACCAAATGCGCTACCTAA
- a CDS encoding Fic family protein — protein sequence MKNGEYVWQTPQWPNWQYDLAALADPLAAVSRAQGLLLGRLADVSMALRAEASMAALTEDVVQTSAIEGETLNVASVRSSVARRLGVDIGALAPVDRHIEGVVDIALDATSNAATPLTIMRLFGWHAALFPTGYSGMSPIRAGIWRDNSTGPMQVISGSIGRAKVHYEAPPANRLPAEMDRFLAWLNATHSKEPTLLRAGLGHLWFVTLHPFDDGNGRIARAIGDLLLTRADGSPQRFYSLSAQIQRERKAYYNILERTQKGDLNVTTWLEWFLATLLKAVEQAHVTLDQVLVKAKFWQQTVTIPMNERQIKVLNRLLDGFEGKLTTSKWAALAKCSSDTALRDITELLQHGVLQKANAGGRSTNYEICHFREKV from the coding sequence ATGAAAAACGGTGAATATGTCTGGCAAACGCCGCAGTGGCCCAACTGGCAATACGATCTAGCCGCCTTGGCAGACCCCTTGGCGGCGGTTAGCCGTGCCCAAGGACTACTTCTTGGCCGCCTGGCAGACGTGAGCATGGCATTGCGTGCTGAAGCCAGCATGGCTGCTCTCACCGAAGACGTTGTACAGACCAGTGCGATCGAAGGCGAAACGCTGAATGTAGCCTCCGTTCGATCCTCAGTCGCCCGTCGCTTGGGCGTAGACATCGGTGCTCTGGCCCCTGTAGACCGCCATATAGAAGGCGTCGTAGACATCGCACTAGACGCAACCAGCAATGCGGCCACTCCTCTGACTATTATGCGTCTTTTCGGCTGGCACGCCGCATTGTTTCCGACCGGCTATTCAGGCATGAGTCCCATTCGCGCCGGTATCTGGCGTGACAATTCCACCGGTCCGATGCAGGTCATTTCGGGCTCTATTGGCCGTGCGAAGGTTCATTATGAAGCGCCACCGGCCAATCGCCTGCCTGCTGAGATGGATCGCTTCCTGGCTTGGCTAAATGCCACCCACTCCAAAGAACCCACCCTATTGCGTGCCGGCCTGGGGCATTTATGGTTCGTCACCCTACATCCGTTTGATGACGGCAATGGCCGGATTGCCCGCGCCATTGGCGACTTGCTACTGACCCGCGCTGACGGTAGCCCGCAGCGGTTCTACAGCCTATCCGCACAAATTCAGCGGGAACGCAAAGCCTATTACAACATTCTTGAACGCACGCAAAAAGGCGATCTGAATGTGACTACCTGGCTAGAATGGTTCCTGGCAACCTTGCTAAAAGCCGTGGAACAAGCACACGTAACCCTGGACCAGGTACTGGTCAAGGCGAAGTTCTGGCAACAGACGGTGACCATTCCAATGAATGAACGCCAAATCAAAGTATTGAACCGGCTACTTGATGGATTTGAAGGGAAGCTAACAACGAGTAAATGGGCGGCACTCGCGAAATGCTCAAGCGATACTGCCTTACGGGATATCACCGAACTACTGCAGCACGGTGTACTTCAGAAAGCCAACGCTGGCGGACGAAGCACGAACTACGAAATATGCCACTTCAGAGAGAAAGTATGA
- a CDS encoding type IV toxin-antitoxin system AbiEi family antitoxin domain-containing protein produces MVATTDKFSFKALLTILPRGEPLDTAFLKEKGLSPSHAAHLAKAGWLTHLGRGVYMLPGDTLSRDGCLAFLMRRNEGLHVGARTALAWRGIKHNIAFREVISLWGPRALRLPAWLISRYECTHQTTRLFDTGLEQNFGLQPLPGGHPDVLVSVPERALLELLSDVGKTESLQEARSLVESTRSLRAGTLETLLMHTARIKVVRLARVLSEELDLPWAPLARQISQDKGGGTRWVAVSKDGERLDLKP; encoded by the coding sequence ATGGTAGCCACTACAGATAAATTCTCATTCAAAGCCCTGCTTACGATACTCCCTCGGGGTGAGCCGCTGGACACCGCTTTTCTAAAGGAGAAAGGCCTGAGTCCATCTCATGCCGCGCATCTTGCCAAGGCGGGGTGGCTGACGCACTTGGGCAGGGGCGTGTATATGCTGCCCGGCGATACGCTGAGCCGGGATGGCTGCTTGGCTTTCCTTATGCGTCGCAATGAGGGGCTGCATGTCGGGGCCAGGACAGCACTGGCATGGCGCGGAATCAAGCACAACATCGCATTTCGGGAAGTGATCTCGCTGTGGGGGCCACGAGCGTTGCGCCTACCCGCATGGCTGATCAGTCGTTATGAATGTACCCATCAGACTACACGTTTGTTCGATACCGGCCTTGAGCAAAACTTTGGTCTGCAACCGTTGCCCGGTGGACATCCCGATGTGCTTGTCTCCGTTCCCGAGCGTGCGCTGCTCGAACTCTTGAGTGATGTGGGTAAAACCGAATCGCTTCAGGAGGCGCGTTCGTTGGTGGAAAGTACACGCAGCCTTCGCGCCGGCACTCTCGAAACATTGCTGATGCATACGGCACGGATCAAGGTTGTGCGCCTGGCGCGCGTTCTGTCAGAAGAGCTTGACCTGCCATGGGCGCCGCTTGCGCGGCAGATCAGCCAAGACAAAGGCGGGGGTACACGCTGGGTGGCGGTCTCCAAAGACGGGGAAAGACTGGATCTGAAGCCATGA